The sequence below is a genomic window from Synechococcus sp. PCC 7335.
AACAACTATCTTGGGATCATCAGTCGTAGTGGTGGTCATTTATTGACACTGATCAACGACGTACTCTCGATGTCCAAAATTGAAGCAGGGCGGCTAACACTTGATCCTACCTGTTTCGATTTACGCTATCTGCTACGCACACTTGAAGAAATGCTTTCTATGCGAGCAGAAGCTAAAGCGATTACGTTATCTGTGCAGGTTGATCAAGCAGTTCCTCAATTTGTTAAGACCGACGAGGCTAAGCTTCGACAGGTGCTGGTAAATCTAGTAGGCAACGCAATTAAGTTTACGCCCACAGGCAGCGTAACGCTATCGGTTTCCTGTGAAAATATCCCTTCATTATACCGACTTAATTTCAGCATTGTAGATACAGGCGTCGGTATCTCTGCTGAAGATCTCTCATGCCTTTTCGATCCCTTTTTTCAGGCGTCTAGAACCCGAACGGCTCATCAGGGAACTGGTTTAGGTCTAGCGATCAGTCAGCGCTTTGTACAGATGATGGGCGGTGAGATCAACGTCGAGAGCATCGTTGATCAAGGCTCGACGTTCTCCTTCTCTATTCAAGCGCAGCCCGCAGAGCTAGACGAGCTGCCGACCGCTCCTATCGGCACGGTGGTGTCACTAGCGCCTGGTCAGCGGACCTATCGAATTTTGGTGGTAGAAGATGTGGATTCAGCTCGAAGTCTGATGCTGGCGCTGCTATCCCCGATAGGGTTTGAGGTGCAGGCAGTGACCAATGGTGAAGAGGCGATCGCAGCTTTCAAGTCCTGGTGCCCTGATCTAATCTGGATGGATATGCGGATGCCCATTATGGACGGCTACGAGGCGACTAAACAGATTCGAGCGATCGCTGCCAACCAAGATATTTCTACCAAGATTATTGCCGTCACAGCTAGCGCCTTTGAAGAAGAACGCGCTCAGGCTTTGGCCTGCGGATGCGATGATCTCGTGCGTAAGCCATTTGATACTCAGACCATCTTTGAAAAAATGACTGAGCAGCTAGGCGTGCAATACCTGTATAGCTATGACCTGGCTAGATATAGCTCAAGCAGTGATATTCCTACACTACCTCAAAACCTGAGCGCTCCAAGCTTAGCCGCACATGAGCCAAACGACCAGTCGGCTTCATTTTCCCGTCCAGCCAAACCGCTGCAGCCAGAAGATATGACTGTCATGCCCGCTGCCTGGCGAGCCAAGTTCCAGAAGGCGGCCATAGCAGTCGATGCCGAACAACTCTATCAACTCATCAGCCAAATTCCAGAGAGCAACGATCAGCTAGCCGCCTCGCTTACCCAAATGACTCAAAACTTTTGCTTCGATGAGCTTATTGAATTGACCTAAGACCTATGCTTGATCCTTCATCGCTTCCTGTCAATCCGACAGCTGTCAAGACTACCCACCTAAGCCAGAGGCACTCAACAGAGGTCAGGCCAATCAAAGCCGACATTCTTGTCATTGATGACACCCCTGAAAACCTACACCTACTCTCCACCATGCTCAGCGAACGGCAGTATAAGGTGCGTAGTGTGACGAAGGGATCAACAGGATTAAGAGGGGCGATCGCCGCGCCGCCCGACTTAATTTTGCTAGATATCAACATGCCTGAAATGAATGGCTATGAGGTTTGTGAGCAGCTAAAGGCCCATGAAACCACTTGTGATATTCCCGTCATCTTTATCAGCGCTCTAGGCGACGTTCTAGATAAAGTCAACGCCTTCAACGTCGGTGGTGTTGATTTTATCACCAAGCCTTTCCATGTAGATGAAGTCCTCGCTCGCATTCAAACCCATCTCACTCTGCACCGTCTACAGCAGCAGCAACAGGCTCATACGCTACGCTTACAGCAAGAGATAGACAACCGTCGGCGCGCTGAAGAAACCTTCAAAAAGTCTTTTAACGCTAGCCCTAGTCCGATTGCGGTTACCAGACTCAGTGATGACACTTTCATCGCTGTTAATCCTAGCTTTTTGCGTTTGAGCGGATACTCGCAGCCTGAGATAATGGGGAAAACAACTGCTGAACTAGCGATGTGGCAAGACCAATCCCATTATCAAGCAGCGATTTCTCAAGTCTCTTTGAACGATTCTTTTGACAACGAAGAACTAGAGTATAAGACCAGACAAGGAGACTTAAGAATTGTGCTGGCCTCGATCAAGAAAATCGTACTTGATGGCGAACCCTGCGCTTTGACCATTATCAACGACATCACCGAGCGTAAACGATTGGAGAACGAGTTTATTTCTGTCGTTAGCCACGAGCTACGTACCCCTATGCACTCGCTTGCAGGCGCATTAGATCTGCTGAGCACTGGCGAGCTAGGCGTGCTAACAGAGCAGGGCCAGCAAATTCTCTCAGTAGCGACTACGAACGCAGAGCGACTGATTCGCCTAGTTAATGACATCCTCGATTTAGAGCGGCTAAAGTCCGGCAAAATGAGCGTCAATCGCTCTAATTGCAATATCGCCAATTTAGTCACGCAGGCGGTAGAGTCAATGCAAGCCATGGCAGATAATGCTCAAGTGCAACTGCAGGTACAGTCGATGTCCGTACCTGTGACTGTAGATTGCGATCGCATTCTCCAAACCCTGACTAATCTGCTGAGCAATGCCATCAAATTCTCTCCCGCTGGTGGCACAGTACTGCTAACAGTTGAGTTGGATAAACCTACTCTAGAAGAACCTGCTTCGAGCAACACGCTTCAAACAGTTCCTCAGCTTCATATCACCCTAAGCGATCAAGGTAGAGGAATTCCCTTTGAGCAATTAGAAACTATTTTTGAAAGATTTCAGCAAGTGGATGCGTCCGACTCTCGCAGAAAAGGCGGAACTGGACTAGGGCTCGCCATCTGTCGCCAGATTCTCCAGCAGCATGGAGGTCGAATTTGGGCAGAAAGCACACTAGGTCAAGGCAGTACTTTTCACGTTTGTCTGCCTACAGGCTCACCTGTCTAGAGAATATTGTCTAAAGAAGATAGAAACGATTTAGGAGAAAGGGCAGCTGATGTCTAAAACCGTGTTGATTGTAGATGATGAAGCGGATGCCCTAGCGATCGCCGTGCTAGCCCTACAGATGAAAACTGACTGGATATTGCTCCAGGCTAGCAGCGGACACCAGGCCTTGGAAATTATCCTAGAGCAAAAGCCGGATCTAATCTTGCTCGATATGATGATGCCAGATATGGACGGCCGCGCCACGCTGAAAAAAATTAGAGAAAAGTATGACTCCCAGGCCCTGCCGGTGATCTTAGTAACAGCTAAAGTTCAGCCAATTTCTCAAACGGGTATTGATCCAAACGATGTTACCACTGTGTTTATCAAGCCCTTTCGCCCGCTAGAACTAGCCGACCAGATTCGAACCGTCTTAGGTTGGTCAAACTAACTGAGCTATTTCTGTCCTAGTGGAAGTGAAACGAACGTGTTGGTAGCCGACTACCGTGATCAGAGCGAATAACAGAAACCTTTCGCGAAGTAAGCATGCATACAGATGCTATACCTCTTACCTCCATCATCTTTCTAATCACGGCAGAAGACCCAGCTATCCGTTGTTGAAAGCGATTTGTTGAAAGTGTAGCCATCGCTATCGAATCCTTTGATAAGTGTGGGGTTATCGATGCGATTGCGAATTACAAAATCTACCATCAGTCCTCTAGCTCGCTTAGCGTGGATAGCGATAGTTTTATAGATGCCCGCTTTGTTTTCCTTGAACTCAATATTTAGGATTTTCGCCTTGATAGACTTTTGTTGAATTGCCTTGAAATATTCGTTCGAGGCCAGATTCAATAGACAGGGTTCGCTTTCTTTTACTAGCTCAGCATTGATCAGATCAGAGATTCGTTCACCCCAAAATTCGTAGAGATTCTTACCTTTCTTGGTTGCTAGCTTGGTACCCATCTCTAAGCGATAGGGCTGCATTAGATCGAGTGGACGCAGAACGCCGTAGAGACCTGATAAGATTCTTAGATGATCTTGGGCAAACGTGAGATCGTCTTCGTCATAGTCCTCTATATGGATGCCTTTATAAACATCTCCATCAAAAACTAGCAGAGCCTGTTTAGCATTCTCTAGGGTAAAGGGCGTTTGGAAGTCTTGGTAGCGCTGGTAGTTTAACTGGGCCAGCTTATCGCTAATCTTCATTAGCTCTGAGAGCTGCGCTTGATCGTAGCTGCGGAGTTCTTTGACAAGCTGTTCGCTTTGGTCTAGAACGACAGGCTGAGTGAAGTGAGGATAGTTAGCTCCTGTGTAGTTTAAAGTTTTGGCAGGGGAAATGACCGTCAACATCGATACCGACTCCTTTGAACCGCTTTGCACTAGCGCTAGATTACACCGCGGTACAATACAGGATGATAGCTATTTTGATGATTATCCATGACCTTGGAGCCAGGGCAAATCCCCCAGCCTGATACTTCGACTTCTGATGATGTCCGATTGAATGATGGTGAAAGAGACGGTAGAGAGAATGACATAAGCAGTCTAACTACTTCAGATGACAAGCCGGACACTACCCGCTCAGCGCTCAACCGATTGAACAATGCCGAAAAGAAAGCCCAGGCGGATGCTGAAATGGCTAGCGGACAGTTTCTCTTTGAAAGAGGACGCTACAAACAAGCGATCACGCATTTTCAGACTGCCCTATCCCTTTCTAACCCGGTAGGTAGCCGAGGGGGTGAAATCCAGCTATGGCTAGTCAACGCCTATATCGCTAGCGGTAGGGAGGAAGAAGGACTAGCCCTTTGCCGCAAGCTAATTATGCACCCTGATCTAGATACCAAACAGCAGAGCAAACGTATCCTCTACATTCTAGAAGCTCCTGAGCTAGAGCTAAAGCCAGAGTGGGTGACGAAGATCCCAGATTTGGCAAATATGGATGACGATACCCAGATTCGCTACGCCCAAAGGCCTAAGAGGCCTCGCCGTCGTAAGCCTAAGTCCGAACCAGAACCGCTTGATCTAAGCGAGGTAAACACTGCCGATAATCAATTTGTCTGGATTGCCCTACTCGGTATCGCCTTGACCCTAGGCGGTCTGTTCTGGCTCAGCTAGCTGTCCCTATTTAGCGCTTTTTAGCGCTTGGATACCTAGCCAACTTTATAGAAGCCTCTACAGAGGCTATTTATGTAGGCAGCGGGCAAGTGTAGGGACAAAATGAACGTACGTACGGTGAGTTAGATCTTTGGCTAAGTCGACCCAGATACGGAGTTTGACGGCATCTTTAGCATAGGGCTGCTGGATAAAAAGGGCAGGCTTTACGCGATCCGATGGCCGCTTTTTATGACTCGAGTAAGGCGAGGGACAGGCGCTTTGTGCGCCGGGCTATATCCCACACAGAGAAGGTCGGCGAGTTTGTCCGTTTCGAGGCTGCCGCGATCACTCTCTAGCTGAATGGCGATCGCACCGTTAATCGTTACTGGCTTCATAGTCTCGTAGATAGGTTTACCCGTCACTTCAGCCATCACAAAAACAGATTGCAGCAAACTATGCGGCACATAGTCCGATGAAATTAGATCGACAAGATCTCGCTTCACTAGCTCCATTGCCGACACGTTCCCAGAATGAGAACCGCCTAAGACCAGGTTTGGCGCACCCATCAGAACCTGAAGATTATGAGATCTAGCTGCTTTGGCGGCGGTGAGTGTAGTCGGAAACTCAGAGATATTTACCCCTTCGCTAACGGCTTGCTCAACATGTTCTACGGTGGCATCGTCGTGGCTAGCGATAGAGAGCTGATGTTTGCTAGCTAGAGAAATGAGACCTTTTCGGCTTTTGTCCGCGTATATCTTCTGCGCTTCGATTCTCTCTTTAATGAACTCATCAACTTGGTCAGCGCGAAGGCCGTGCTTGCCCATATAGTATTCTCTGAACTTGTCAAGCTTAGCAAACTGACGTTGACCTGGCGTGTGGTCCATCAGCGAGATGAGCGAAAGCGCAGGATAGTCTACATAGTCACTGACAATATCAGCAACCATCTCGTAGGCAAGTTCGCAGCGCAGGTGCAGGCGATGGTCAATTAAGAGTTCCTCGGCCGCTTGGCGATCGCGCACCGCTTGAATCATATTGTCGTAGTCTGTTTTGCGAACCGATTCGCCAGGGGTGACATCACCGATGGCGATCGCATCACAAACTGTCGTAATACCTGCAGCAGCAAGATCTCTATCGTGATAGGTAACCGCCGCTTCGAGCGGCCAGCGAATGCCAGGGCGCGGAGTGATACAGCGCTCTAGATTATCGGTATGCAGCTCTATCAGGCCTGGTAGGAGATAGTCCCCCTCTCCATCGATGATGTGGCTGTTGTTGAGGTGACTACTATTAGAAGAGGGCAATAAGTCAGGCTGAATATCGGCAATCAGACCATCTCGAACAACCAGCGTTCCTAGAACTTCTTCGGTGGGGAGCTGAAGGCGATAGTTCGTGTAGATACTTTCTTTCATAGTTGGTAGCTGGTACGGTTCTATCTAGATTTAGCTATTCGGCTAGCGCAATCAGGAAGTCTCAATCATGCAGTGCGAAGGTTAAGGATTGGTTGCAAACCTGATTTCTCACGGACTCATCGTGGAAGATTCCAATCAGCGCACAGCCTTGTTGCTTCTTTTCTTCTATGAGCTGGACAATGACCCTACGATTATCAGCATCTAAGGCCGAGGTGGGTTCATCTAAAAGCAGGATGGGATAGTCGTCTGCAAAGGCTCTAGCAACGTTGACGCGCTGCTTCTCACCGCCGGAGAATGTTGTTGGAGAAACGCTCCACAGTCGTTCGGGCAGATTGAGACGAGAGAAAAGAGATCGCACCTTCTCCTTTGCCATCGCAGGTGAAATACCAGAATCTACCAGGGGCTCTGCGGCGACATCTATTGCCGATACGCGAGGAATTACTCTTAGAAATTGACTCACATACCCGAGAGAATAGCGCCGAATATCCATCAGTTCATGTGTCTGAGCGGTCACAACGTCGTGCCACTGGCCTCTGTGCTTGATCCAAACTTCGCCCCTGTCTACTTGGTAGTTAGCGTAGAGCGATCGCATAAAAGTCGACTTTCCCGATCCTGATGCCCCTTCTAGCGCAACGCAATCACCCGGCTTCACGGTCAGCGAAACCCCTTCCAACACCGGAAAGTGGATACCGCCTTGATTATGAAGCGTGAATCCTTTGTATAGGCTGCGGGCGCAAAGCAGTGCTTCATCAGGGAGCAGCGGCGGCACAGGAGAAGATATAGGTAAGCGTTCGAGTAGCTGAGCTGGATCGGACATGCTGTAAAGACCTATGGGACGAGCGTAGCGCTGATAAGCGATTGAGTATACGGATGGTGCGGGTCGTCGAGGACTTGATCGGTAAGCCCTTGTTCTACGACTTTGCCGCGATTCATCACGAGCAGACGATGGGCGAGCAAGCGAATAACGCCGATATCGTGGGTAACTAGAATGACGCTAAGATTGAGGCTGCGCACAAGCTGACGCATTAGATCCAACAGTCTGGCCTGCACCGATACGTCTAGCCCCCCTGTCGGTTCGTCCATCAGTACAAGACGAGGCTGAGTGACCAGAACGCGGGCAAGCTGAAGGCGCTGCTGCATCCCACCAGAAAACGTACCAGGCAAATCGTCCATTCGACTGGTTGGAATCTCCACCTGTTCGAGCCAGCGTCTCGCTTCGGTGCGGATGTTGCCATAGTGCCGATGCCCCACATCCATTAAGCGTTCGCCAATGTTCGCACCTGCGGTCACTTTCATTCGCAGTCCGTCGGAAGCGTGTTGGCGCACAAACCCCCATTCGTTTCGCATTAGCCAGCGGCGGTCGGATTCAGAAATGCTGAAGATATCGAGCGCTTTGTCGCTGCCGTTCCGAGGGCTGCGGTAGGTGACTTGGCCGCTATCCGCAGGAATATGACGAGCGATCACACTTAACAGAGTGGACTTACCCGAACCGGATTCACCAATAATGCCGAGAATTTGTCCTGGATAGAGAGAAAAGGAAATGCGATCGCACGCCCGCACCGAGCCATATGTTTTACTGATGTTGCTCACTTCTAAAAGCGGTTTCATTTCTCACCTGCCTGTTTAATCGCAGTCTGCATACGGTTGCAATAGTCCGTATCAGAACAAATCCACAAACGCCCACCATCGTTATCAACGACGACCTCGTCCAGATAGCTTGCTGTAGAACCGCAAAACTCACAGGGCTTGTCCCACCGCTCTACGCTGAACGGATGGTCCTCAAAGCCCAAGCTTTTTACAGAGGTGTAGGGTGGCACTGCATACAGCCTCTTCTCCCTACCCGCCCCAAAAAGCTGCAGCGCCGGATTCATATCTAGCTTGGGATTATCAAAGCGAGGAATTGGGCTAGGCCGCATCATATAGCGATCATTTACTATCACCGGATAGTCATAGGCAGTGGCGATATGCCCAAAGCGCGTGATATCTTCGTAGAGCTTCACGTGCATTGCACCGTATTCACTCAAAGAATGCATTTTGCGCGTTTCTACTTCCGAGGGTTCAATCCACCGCAGCGGCTCTGGAATTGGAACCTGATAAACTATCGTTTGTCCTTCTTTTAGCGGCGTCTCGGGAATGCGATGGCGAGTTTGAATCACGGTCGCTTCTGTTGTTTTTTCAGTCGTTTCTATGCCGCACACTTTCACAAAAAAGCGTCGAATATTCACCGCATTGGTCGTATCGTCCGCACCTTGGTCAATCACTTTGAGCGTATCGTTTGCGCCAATCACAGAAGCGGTGACCTGAATACCCCCAGTTCCCCACCCATAAGACATCGGCATCTCACGCGAGCTAAACGGGATTTGATGGCCGGGAATAGCAATAGCTTTAAGCAGACTACGGCGAATAGATCGTTTTGTTTGCTCATCCAAGTAAGCAAAGTTAAAACCTGGCTCTACGCTGCTTGTCGCGTCAGGCAACTTTGTTATCATGACTAATACCTCCATCCGATACGCCAATCTGCTGAGAATCTATCTGCTGAGATGACGACTTATCAGCTTCGTACTCTTCTCTCATCTTGCGAACCAGATTCAGCTCCGCTTGGAAGTCAATATAGTGCGGCAGCTTCAGGTGTTGAACAAACCCCTGCGCCTCGACGCTATCACTATGAGAAAGAACGAACTCCTGCTGCTGGGCTGGTCCTTTAATCTCCTCTCCAAATTCCTTTGCTCTCAGCGAGCGATCGACTATCGCCATTGCCATTGCCTTGCGTTCGTTGTAGCCAAAGGTTAGACCATACCCCCGTGTGAACTGGGGCGCTAGCTGCTTCGATCCTTTAAACTGATTCACCATTTGCACCTCGGTCACGGCTACTGTACCAAGGCAAACTTCAAATCCTAGCTCTTCTGGGCAAATCACAACCTCCACTTCACCCATCCGAATCTCGCCCGCGAACGGATGACTGTTGCCATAGCCACGTTGCGAGGAGTAGGCCAGACTGAGCAGAAACCCCTCGTCAGCGCGGGTAAGATTTTGCAGGCAAGCATCACGAGAAGCTGGAATGTGCAAAGGCTGACGGGTCAGATCGAAGGGTTCTGGCACCGAGTTCTCATCTAGTGGTGGCTCTGACTGGATGAGTCCTTCATGCCCAAGCACATCTAATGCTCTAGGTGTTTCTGTAGATGACGACTCTTTTCTGGGGAAAGTCGGCATATTATCTTCGGCCGCAAGCTTAAAATCTAGCAGTCGGTGAATGTAGTCAAAGGTAGGACCAAGCATCTGACCACCTGGAATATCTTTGAAGATAGAAGAGATCCGGCGTTGGATAGACATTGCATTGGTGTCTATCGGCTGACTGTAGTAGAAGCGGGGAAGTGTGGTGCGGTAGGCTCGCAGTAAAAAGATAGCTTCAACAAGGTCGCCCCAGGATTGTTTGATAGCTAGAGCGGCTAAGTCTGGGTCGTAGAGGCTGCCTTCGCACATGACTCGATCTACAGCCAGACTCATCTGTTGTTTTATTTGGGAAAGGCTGAGTTCAGGAAGGGTATGTTCGCCCCTGCGACGGGCCTTTAGCAAAGCTTCCGCATTCCGAATTGCCTTTTCGCCCCCTTTTACAGATACGTAGGACATAGGCTTAACTGTGAACGTGAGTAGTACGAGGCAGACCAGCAACAGAATCATGAGCAAACATAAAGCAGTCCAGGCCACGAGGATAGAGAGTATTGTTTTCGGGCCACTGCTTCCAAAAGGCAGCAGGCAATCTAGGCGAAAAAGAAAGACTTCCCAAAATGCCAGGACCATTAAGTTGCTTAGATTCACCACCATCAAGTCCTTTGACCTGAACAAGTAGCGTCGTGGAGCGTTCAGGACATTCAGCACTTCCCCAATTGAAAGCGCTCAAATCAATTTCTGAAGAAAAGTTTGCAACAACGGCGAAATCGGCCTCACTGGGGTCTGTTGTAAATCGGCATCCCGTATGAAAACGCAGCCAGTTTCGCACCGACGTTGGTAAGCTAGGCTGCAACCAAACAGCGGTTTCTATATCAACAAGTGAAAGGCAAGCCGCGGCGCAAATAGGGGTAAGACCATCAGGTGCAGTGATATCTACTCGAAGGCGGTAAGGACGCCCGGGATGAGAGAGCGCTTCTAACAGATTTTTGAAGGTACATTGAGCGTCATGGACTGTGTCTTGGAAGCCAGGCAGTATCGCTGCGCTCATGACTACTCTCCTCTAAGCAAGGTGAAGAACTCGACTTGCGTAGCGGCTGTCTGCTGCTGAGTTTCCCGACTGTGACGCTGATAGGCTGCTTGCAGCGGCGCTATGACAGTGGACTTTATCTGGTAATGCCACCGATGCTGCTGTAGTAGTGCGTCACAGACAGCGGCAAGCTCAGCGTGGATTTGAGAGCGGCCCGCCACATATCCAAACCCAGATGATTCTTCATCTGATTTTGTGCCTACAGATGTTGTGAGCTGAACGACACATCGGGTCACTGTCATCTCTCCTAAATTAAAGGCCTCACCCCCGCCGCCTGCCCTGCCGCGTACCATCGTCAGGCCGACTTCGGGCGATCTCAAAAAACGATACTTAGGTAAATCACCCAAATTTCTCACACACTGCTCTAATAGGTCCAAAGGCGCTTTCGCTAATACAGCCATCCATGCCTGTCTGTCTGCTCTATTCATAGTCATAGATACTCTAGTTGTAACCGGCTAGACTAATTAGCCTAGATGTATAGACAATTTGGATTAGGATTAGAGTATGCCGTATGCTTTCAAATTCTGCAAGACTTTCTCGGCACTAAGTGTTGTCGAATACATCTCGACTCAAATACATTTTGACTAAATTGATGATTCACTCCGCCGCACCGCTATACGTGCAGATTGCACAGCAGCTCCGCAACAACATTCAGGCGGGTGTGTACAAAGTGGGCGATCGCCTTCCTCCAGAATCACAGCTATCACAGCAGTTCAGTGTCAACCGCAACACCATCCGACAGGCCATATCACTGCTCAAGCAAGAAGGACTGCTGCGCTCCCAACGCGGTAGCGGCACCTTTGTGGCCGCGCCCATCCGCTACGCCATCGGTCAGCGAGTGCGTTACAACGAAGCGCTCAAAGCGCAGGGACATAGTGCCGCTTTTACTCTTATCAGAGCAGTTGAAGTCTCAGCTGATGTCTCGGTAGCGAAGAAATTGAGTATCGAGCAAGGCGCGCCTGTTGCTCATGTAGAGCGCTTAGGAACGGCAGACGACGAACCGATCAGCGTCGGCAGTGGCTACTTCCCGCTGGCACGATTCCCCGATCTATTGAGCGAAGAGAGCATATCGTATTTGGTAGAAGTTGGCTCGATTTCTCGGTGGCTACGTGATCGCTACGCAATAGACCATATCCGCCTAAGCACGTCAGTATCCGCAAGGCTTGTACAGCCGCGCGATGCCAAAATGCTAGAGCTGCCACTCAATCAAGCTATCTTACTGGCAGAGTCGGTGAACGCAGACCAGCAAGGACGACTGATTGAAT
It includes:
- a CDS encoding carbon-phosphorus lyase complex subunit PhnI yields the protein MSYVSVKGGEKAIRNAEALLKARRRGEHTLPELSLSQIKQQMSLAVDRVMCEGSLYDPDLAALAIKQSWGDLVEAIFLLRAYRTTLPRFYYSQPIDTNAMSIQRRISSIFKDIPGGQMLGPTFDYIHRLLDFKLAAEDNMPTFPRKESSSTETPRALDVLGHEGLIQSEPPLDENSVPEPFDLTRQPLHIPASRDACLQNLTRADEGFLLSLAYSSQRGYGNSHPFAGEIRMGEVEVVICPEELGFEVCLGTVAVTEVQMVNQFKGSKQLAPQFTRGYGLTFGYNERKAMAMAIVDRSLRAKEFGEEIKGPAQQQEFVLSHSDSVEAQGFVQHLKLPHYIDFQAELNLVRKMREEYEADKSSSQQIDSQQIGVSDGGISHDNKVA
- the phnH gene encoding phosphonate C-P lyase system protein PhnH translates to MSAAILPGFQDTVHDAQCTFKNLLEALSHPGRPYRLRVDITAPDGLTPICAAACLSLVDIETAVWLQPSLPTSVRNWLRFHTGCRFTTDPSEADFAVVANFSSEIDLSAFNWGSAECPERSTTLLVQVKGLDGGESKQLNGPGILGSLSFSPRLPAAFWKQWPENNTLYPRGLDCFMFAHDSVAGLPRTTHVHS
- the phnG gene encoding phosphonate C-P lyase system protein PhnG, translated to MTMNRADRQAWMAVLAKAPLDLLEQCVRNLGDLPKYRFLRSPEVGLTMVRGRAGGGGEAFNLGEMTVTRCVVQLTTSVGTKSDEESSGFGYVAGRSQIHAELAAVCDALLQQHRWHYQIKSTVIAPLQAAYQRHSRETQQQTAATQVEFFTLLRGE
- the phnF gene encoding phosphonate metabolism transcriptional regulator PhnF, which gives rise to MIHSAAPLYVQIAQQLRNNIQAGVYKVGDRLPPESQLSQQFSVNRNTIRQAISLLKQEGLLRSQRGSGTFVAAPIRYAIGQRVRYNEALKAQGHSAAFTLIRAVEVSADVSVAKKLSIEQGAPVAHVERLGTADDEPISVGSGYFPLARFPDLLSEESISYLVEVGSISRWLRDRYAIDHIRLSTSVSARLVQPRDAKMLELPLNQAILLAESVNADQQGRLIEYGVARLRGDRMEMVFDNVAKASKATHD